The Medicago truncatula cultivar Jemalong A17 chromosome 4, MtrunA17r5.0-ANR, whole genome shotgun sequence genome includes a region encoding these proteins:
- the LOC11413351 gene encoding L-type lectin-domain containing receptor kinase IX.1 has product MAPLYVSLHTQTLVLCYTIGIISTLQIIHIANSLSFEYPYFKNGDVNWEGDASPYKGAIQITSNTLDQNNNYSVGRVTSFKQMRLWDLNSGNLSDFTTKFSFVVYSNKRDYGDGMVFFLADPALPLLKNISEGGGLGLVDGNQVLKSTQHSFVAVEFDTFNNPWDPPGEGTHVGLNFNSMRSNITKPWLTNIQERRVYNCSIEYKSSTLNLSVSFTMYDDDDDKPFEEYISHKVDLRDVLPERVIVGFSAATGILYEVHTLRSWSFSSSLLSDETKNQVVAPIPSPIISEKENKMGLKVGLGIGTGLAVSLSGLVCTLLWKMSRGRKEEFGFDLNMDDEFQKGSGPKRFSYNELVSATNKFSESGKVGQGGFGGVYKGYLKDLNSYVAVKRISRESRQGILEYATEVKVISQLRHRNLVQLLGWCHRKNDFLLIYEFMSNGSLDSHLYSKKSLLTWTMRYNIALGLASALLYLQEEWEQCVLHRDIKSSNIMLDSCFNARLGDFGLARLVDHETGSQTTIIAGTRGYIAPEYFTSGKPTKESDIFSFGVVLLEIASGRKAIEREEKEGQISVVEWVWELYGLGKFLEAVDPKLCGAFDEQQLERLVIVGLWCVHPDYSFRPSIRQVIQVLKFESPSPILPEKMPVPTYLPPTIKALFSSVSSIYWTNS; this is encoded by the coding sequence ATGGCTCCTTTGTATGTTAGTCTTCACACTCAAACTCTTGTTTTATGTTATACAATAGGAATCATTTCCACCCTCCAAATAATCCATATTGCAAACTCACTATCATTTGAATACCCCTACTTTAAGAATGGTGATGTCAATTGGGAAGGAGATGCTTCTCCTTATAAAGGAGCTATTCAAATCACTTCTAATACCCTTGACCAAAACAACAATTACAGTGTCGGGCGAGTCACAAGTTTCAAACAAATGCGTCTCTGGGATTTGAACTCTGGAAACCTCTCTGACTTCACCACCAAGTTTTCCTTTGTCGTATATTCAAACAAAAGAGATTATGGAGATGGAATGGTATTCTTCTTGGCTGATCCAGCTCTCCCACTTTTGAAGAATATTTCAGAAGGAGGTGGTCTTGGCCTTGTGGATGGAAATCAAGTGCTAAAATCAACTCAGCACTCTTTTGTGGCAGTGGAGTTTGACACCTTCAATAATCCATGGGACCCTCCAGGTGAAGGCACTCATGTTGGCTTGAATTTCAACTCTATGAGGTCTAACATAACTAAGCCATGGTTGACAAATATTCAAGAACGGAGAGTTTACAATTGTAGCATTGAGTACAAATCAAGCACTCTAAATTTGAGTGTTTCATTCACCatgtatgatgatgatgatgataaaccATTTGAAGAGTACATATCACACAAGGTTGATTTGAGAGATGTCTTACCAGAGAGGGTTATTGTTGGCTTCTCTGCTGCAACAGGAATATTGTATGAGGTGCATACTCTCCGATCATGGTCATTTAGTTCAAGTCTACTAAGTGATGAGACCAAAAATCAGGTAGTGGCACCGATCCCCAGtcctataatttctgaaaaagaaaacaagatgGGATTGAAGGTGGGGCTTGGAATTGGTACAGGCTTGGCTGTGAGTTTATCAGGGTTGGTTTGTACTCTATTATGGAAGATGAGTAGAGGGAGAAAAGAAGAGTTTGGTTTTGATCTCAACATGGATGATGAATTCCAAAAGGGATCTGGACCTAAGAGATTTTCCTACAATGAACTAGTGAGTGCAACAAATAAATTTTCAGAGTCAGGTAAGGTAGGGCAAGGTGGTTTTGGTGGTGTATACAAAGGTTATTTGAAAGACTTAAATTCCTATGTTGCTGTCAAGAGGATATCAAGAGAGTCTAGACAGGGAATACTAGAATACGCCACTGAAGTGAAGGTCATAAGCCAATTGAGACACAGGAATTTAGTACAACTTCTTGGTTGGTGCCATAGGAAGAATGATTTTCTTCTTATATATGAGTTCATGTCAAATGGAAGCTTAGATTCTCATCTATACAGTAAAAAGAGCTTATTGACATGGACAATGAGGTATAATATAGCATTGGGCTTGGCTTCAGCATTGCTTTACCTACAGGAAGAATGGGAACAGTGTGTGCTTCACAGGGACATTAAATCCAGTAACATTATGTTGGATTCATGTTTCAATGCTCGGCTTGGTGATTTTGGTTTAGCTAGGCTTGTAGATCATGAGACGGGGTCACAAACCACAATTATAGCTGGGACAAGGGGTTATATTGCACCTGAATATTTCACATCAGGAAAGCCTACCAAGGAATCTGATATATTCAGCTTTGGAGTAGTGTTATTGGAAATAGCCAGTGGAAGGAAAGctattgaaagagaagaaaaagaggGTCAAATAAGTGTAGTGGAGTGGGTTTGGGAGCTCTATGGATTGGGGAAGTTCCTTGAAGCAGTTGATCCCAAGTTATGTGGAGCATTTGATGAGCAACAACTGGAACGTTTGGTGATTGTTGGCCTTTGGTGTGTTCATCCAGATTATTCATTCAGGCCTTCTATAAGACAAGTGATTCAGGTTCTCAAATTTGAGTCTCCTTCACCAATACTTCCAGAAAAAATGCCTGTGCCAACCTATCTTCCTCCAACAATAAAAGCACTTTTTTCTTCAGTTTCGTCTATATATTGGACAAATAGTTAG
- the LOC11409269 gene encoding L-type lectin-domain containing receptor kinase IX.1 gives MAPPIFCYARGTIMLFLIIPLAHAHLVSFDYPMFNHNCKELPELDGDATIEDSDNIIQLTGYTDDPDKASSVGRVTSPKLIKLYNRSTNEVYDFRTKFSFTIFSNHSSYGDGLAFFLASSNLTKANRIGGGGGFGLVPANEVALNSTEYSIVLVEFDTHKNIWDPGFPHVGVNINSVVSDTNIEWFSNVSERMVYNCSIEYISRNNVLNVSFTGYRLNAWQEPQNFSHIINLREHLPEYVRVGISASTGKVDEEHMLLSWSFSTSQPSYFVVDPRKTKLWEGLAVGGVCLSWSLVAILIIFLWKKNKGKEDEPTSETTSDQDMDDEFQMGAGPKKISYYELLNATNNFEETQKLGQGGFGGVYKGYFKDSNSVAAIKRISADSRQGVKQYSAEVKIISQLRHRNLVKLTGWCHKKNELILIYEYMPNGSLDFHLFRGGSILPWNLRYNIALGLASALLYLQEEWEKCVIHRDIKSSNIMLDSDFNTKLGDFGLARLMDHEKGSETTVVAGTRGYLAPEYIDTSKARKESDIFSFGVVLLEIACGKKAIHHQELEGEVSLVEWVWELYGLRNLIVAADPKLCGIFDVKQLECLLVVGLWCANPDITSRPSIKKVIKVLNFEAPLPILPLNMPFLASLSPTTNEQFFSVPSFFRSTG, from the coding sequence ATGGCTCCTCCTATATTCTGCTATGCAAGGGGAACAATTATGCTTTTCCTGATAATCCCTCTTGCACATGCCCACCTTGTGTCTTTTGATTACCCTATGTTTAATCACAACTGTAAAGAGCTACCAGAGCTTGATGGTGATGCCACTATTGAAGATTCTGACAATATTATTCAACTCACTGGGTATACTGATGACCCAGATAAGGCTTCTAGTGTTGGTCGAGTCACAAGTCCCAAACTTATCAAACTTTATAACAGAAGCACAAATGAAGTGTATGACTTTAGGACGAAGTTTTCTTTTACTATATTTTCAAATCACAGTTCTTATGGAGATGGTTTGGCATTCTTCCTAGCAAGCTCAAATCTCACAAAAGCAAATCGTATAGGAGGTGGAGGGGGTTTTGGTCTTGTGCCTGCAAACGAAGTTGCTTTAAACTCAACTGAGTATTCAATTGTGTTAGTGGAGTTTGACACGCACAAAAATATTTGGGACCCAGGGTTCCCCCACGTGGGAGTGAATATCAATTCTGTGGTGTCCGACACAAATATCGAATGGTTCTCAAATGTTTCGGAAAGGATGGTTTATAATTGTAGCATCGAATACATATCCAGAAATAATGTTCTGAATGTTTCTTTCACTGGATACAGATTGAACGCATGGCAAGAGCCACAGAACTTTTCACACATCATTAATCTAAGAGAGCATTTACCAGAGTATGTTAGGGTTGGCATATCAGCTTCAACAGGAAAAGTGGACGAGGAACATATGCTGCTCTCATGGTCTTTTAGTACAAGCCAACCAAGTTATTTTGTAGTTGATCCTCGGAAGACTAAATTGTGGGAGGGATTGGCAGTTGGTGGTGTATGTTTGTCTTGGAGTTTAGTAGcaattttaatcattttcttgTGGAAGAAGAACAAAGGAAAAGAAGATGAACCTACTTCAGAAACCACTTCTGATCAGGATATGGATGATGAATTCCAAATGGGTGCTGGACCAAAGAAGATTAGTTATTATGAATTGTTGAATGCAACAAACAACTTTGAAGAGACACAGAAGCTAGGCCAAGGTGGTTTTGGCGGTGTTTATAAGGGCTATTTTAAAGACTCGAACTCAGTTGCAGCTATCAAGAGGATTTCAGCAGATTCAAGGCAGGGTGTAAAACAATACTCCGCAGAAGTGAAGATCATTAGCCAGTTGAGGCATAGAAATTTAGTGAAACTCACTGGTTGGTGCCACAAGAAGAATGAACTTATCCTGATATACGAATACATGCCTAATGGCAGCTTAGACTTTCATCTTTTTCGCGGAGGAAGCATCTTGCCTTGGAACTTAAGGTACAATATAGCTCTTGGGTTGGCCTCGGCATTGCTTTATTTGCAGGAAGAATGGGAAAAATGTGTGATTCATAGGGACATAAAATCAAGCAACATAATGTTGGACTCCGACTTCAATACTAAGCTAGGGGATTTTGGTCTAGCTAGGTTGATGGATCATGAGAAAGGGTCAGAAACCACAGTTGTAGCTGGAACCCGAGGTTACCTAGCACCTGAATACATTGACACAAGCAAGGCTAGAAAAGAATCAGATATATTTAGTTTTGGGGTTGTTTTGTTGGAGATAGCCTGTGGAAAAAAAGCCATACACCACCAAGAATTAGAGGGTGAAGTATCATTAGTTGAATGGGTTTGGGAGCTGTATGGATTGAGAAATCTAATTGTAGCAGCAGATCCAAAGCTATGTGGGATATTTGATGTGAAGCAATTGGAATGTTTGCTAGTTGTTGGACTTTGGTGTGCTAATCCAGATATCACTTCAAGACCATCGATAAAGAAAGTGATTAAGGTGCTCAACTTTGAAGCTCCATTACCAATTCTTCCACTAAACATGCCATTCTTAGCCTCTCTATCTCCTACAACTAATGAGCAATTTTTCTCCGTTCCTTCTTTCTTTAGGTCTACAGGTTAG